A region of the Mycobacteriales bacterium genome:
CAGGGCGGGTGCAATGCTCGTCCACACCGCGTCCACAGAAACGCGCCGGGACGTCACCAGCGAGTTGTGGACAACCAGGGGACGGATTCATCGGCGATGTCACCGCCCGCGTGCACCATAGGCGCACGAGAAGGGAGGTGGATTTCAACGATGCCCCATTACGTGTTCGCCGACGAAAGCGGCAACGTCGACTTCAGCCGTGGTCGTGGTGCGACGGACTATTTCTCGGTAGGCACCCTGCACGTCCGCGGCGACGACGACCTCGCCGCCCTGCGGGCCCACCTCGCCAGGCTGCACACCGACCTGTGCTGGCGCGGCCTGACGGACGGTTCGGCTTTCCACGCGTCCGAGGACGCGCAACGGGTGCGGGACGAGGTCTTCGCCGTCGTGCGGCAGCACCCGGTGGTGCTGGACGTGACCCTCGTCGAGAAGGCGAAGGTCGAGCCCGGCTGCCGCGTCTCCGAGGCCGCCTTCTTCGAGTTCGCCTGGCGGCACCACATGGCCACGCTGGCCCCGGCGATCCCGGGCGACGAGGTGCTCGTGGTCGTGGCGGCCGTGGGGACGCGCCGGCTGCGAGCCGCCATCCGCAACGCGATCACGCGGGAGCTGGCAGTCACCCTGACCCGGGTCCCGACGATCGTGTTCGCTCCCGCGGCGGCGGATCCGGCACTCCAAGCGACGGACTACCTGCTGTGGGCGGTGGCGCGAGCCTGGGAGCGGGGTGACGACCGCGCGCTGGTCCCTGTGGCGGACAGGGTGCGGTCGCAGCGTGACGCGTTGCGCAACCAGACGGTGCGCTACTACTGAGGGGCCTCGGCCGGCTAGCCGCGACAGCTGTCGCGGCAGAGCCCAGGGGCTCTTGTCACCGGGCCGAGGCCGCTGCTCCACAGGCTACCCAACCCGCTGCGGCCTGAGAACCACCCAGTCGCGGGAGCGGTCGCGGCGCTGAACACCGGAGACACGCCCGACGCCGTTACGACGCATCCACAACCCCCGCTTCTTTCTGTTCGCACAGCGGGTGTGCACCCCCCGAGCACGAGCGGGGCTTGCGGCAGGCGGCCGTCCACAGGCGCTCCACACCAACACGCCCCGCCGTACACCGGCCGTTGTGGACACCGGTTCCCCTGCGGGCGGTGTGATTCCGGGCCGACACCCCTAGCGTCTCAACCCGAGGTCGAGGTCATGTCCACAGGCTGTTCACAGTGCTGTGGATAAGGTGGCTCGCCTGCGCCCACGGGCCAGGCGCGGCACCGTCCCGCCCTGCTTCTGGCACACTAGTATTCGAACATACGTTCGAGCAAGGGCAGGTACAGCTAACGTGACGGCAGTCGAGTTCCCCCAGCGCGCGGCACCTCCGGCCGAGCTGGAGCGGGTGCCGCCGCAGAACCTCGACGCCGAGAAGAGCGTGCTCGGCGGCATGCTGCTGTCGAAGGACGCGATCGCCGACGTCATCGAGCTGCTCCGGCCGAACGACTTCTACCGGCCCGCGCACCAGATGATCTACGAGGCCGCCGTCGACCTCTACGGCCGCGGCGAGCCGGTCGACCAGATCACCGTCGCCGACGAGCTGGCCAACCGCGAGGAGCTCCAGCGCGTCGGCGGGGCGCCGTACCTGCTGGACCTGGCCGACTTCGTGCCCACGGCGGCCAGCGCGGCGTACTACGCCAAGATCGTCCGGGAGAAGGCGATCCTGCGCCGCCTGGTCGAGGCCGGTACCCGCGTCGTGCAGCTCGGCTACGGCGCCACCGACGACGTCGACGACACCGTCGACCGCGCCCAGCAGGCGATCTTCGACGTCACCGAGCGGCGCACGTCCGAGGACTACGTCCGCCTCGAGGACCTGCTCCAGCCGACGCTGGACGAGATCGAGTCGATCGGCGCCCGCGACGGCGACCTGCACGGCGTGCCGACCGGGTTCAAGGACCTCGACGCCCTCACCAACGGCCTGCACCCCGGCCAGCTCGTGATCGTCGCCGCGCGCCCCGCGATCGGCAAGGCGCTGGCGCTGGACACGCCGCTGCCGACGCCGGACGGCTGGACCACGATGGGCGAGGTCGCGGTCGGCGACCTGCTGCTCGACGCGCAGGGCCGCCCCACCCGGGTCGTCGCCGCCACCGGGGTCATGACCGGCCGGCCGTGCTACGAGGTGGAGTTCTCCGACGGCACCACGGTCGTCGCCGACGCGGAGCACCAGTGGCTCACCGAGACGCGCGCCGCCCGCCGCGGCGGCGGCGCCCCCGCCGTCCGCACCACGCGCGAGCTCGCCGAGACGCTGCACTGCGCGACCGCCGACGTCCGCCGCAACCACTCCGTCCGCAACGCCGCTCCGCTCGACCTGCCCGAGGCCGACCTGCCGGTCCCGCCGTACGTGCTCGGCGCCTGGCTCGGTGACGGCCACAGCGCGGCCGCGCGGATCACGACGGCGGACCCGGAGCTGGTCCTCCACCTGGAGGACGCGGGCGTCCGGGTCGTCCCGAACGCCGGCCACCCGATGCTGTACACGCTCCGGCTCCCCGCCGAGGAGCCGGTGGCGCCGCGCGCGTGCGCGGTGTGCGGCGCGGAGTTCGTGCCGGCGACGGCCCAGGTCCGTACCTGCGGCCGGTCCTGCGGCGGCCGGGCCCGCGCCACCGCGCCGGTGCCGCCGCCCGCCTGCCCCGACTGCGGCGGCCCGTCGTCGGGGATGCGGCGTTGCCAGGACTGCCACGGCCGGCACGGCACCCTCCAGGCGCGGCTGCGCACCCTCGGCGTCCTCGGCGACAAGCACGTCCCGGCCGCCTACCTGCGCGCGTCGGAGACGCAGCGGCGGGCGCTGCTGGCCGGCCTCATGGACACCGACGGCACCGTGACGCCGACCGGGCAGCTCCAGTTCGCCGTGGTCTCGCAGCGCCTCGCCGACGACGTCCGCGAGCTCCTCGCGAGCCTCGGCTACCGCTGCTCGGTCGCGACCAAGCCGGTCGCCGGTCGCCACCCGGAGACCTCCGTCTGCTACGTCCTCACGTTCACGACCTCCGACGACGTGTTCCGGCTGGAGCGCAAGCGCCTCGTCCACAAGGACCGGCGCGGCGCCCGCGGCGACGCCCGCGCCCGCGTCCGGTTCGTCACCGCCGTGCGCCCGATGGACAGCGTCCCCGTCCGCTGCGTCGAGGTGGACAACCCGGACCACCTCTACCTGGCAACGCGGTCGATGATCCCGACGCACAACTCGACGCTCGGCCTCGACTTCGCCCGGGCGGCGTCGATCAAGAGCGGCAAGGCGTCGGTGATCTTCTCGCTCGAGATGAGCAAGCACGAGATCACCATGCGGCTGCTCTCCGCCGAGGCGCGGGTGTCGTTGCAGAACATGCGGACCGGCCGGATGACCGACGACGACTGGTCGCGGCTGGCCCGGCGGATGGGCGAGGTCGCCAACGCGCCGCTGTTCATCGACGACTCCCCGAACCTCACGATGATGGAGATCCGGGCGAAGGCGCGCCGCCTCAAGCAGCGGCAGAACCTCGAGCTGATCATCGTCGACTACATGCAGCTCATGTCCTCCCCGAAGAAGGTCGAGAGCCGCCAGCAGGAGGTCAGCGAGATCTCCCGCTCCATGAAGCTGCTGGCCAAGGAGCTCGACGTCCCGGTCGTCGCGATCAGCCAGCTCAACCGCGGCCCCGAGGCGCGCACCGACAAGAAGCCGCAGCTCTCCGACCTGCGCGAGTCGGGCTCGCTGGAGCAGGACGCCGACATGGTGATCCTGCTGTACCGCGAGGACGCGTTCGAGAAGGAGTCGCCGCGCGCCGGCGAGGCCGACTTCATCGTCGCCAAGCACCGCAACGGCCCCACCGGCACGATCACGGTCGCGTTCCAGGGCCACTACTCGCGGTTCATCGACATGACGCCGGGCGCATGACGGCGGGCCGCATCGTGGTCGCGGTCGAGCCGCAGCGCGGCGACGGGCACCTGCGCGAGGCGGACGTGTACGCCGCGATCGAGGGTATCCGCTCCGGCTCGCGGATCCGGCTGGTGCTCGCCGACTGCGAGACGTTCGAGACGAGCGCGGCCGGGTGGCTGGCGCGGTGGCTCACCGGCTGGGACGTCGCCGTCGAGTACCAGCGCTGCGGCCGCCGGTTCGCCGCCGACTGGGAGGCGGCGTGCGAGCGGGCCCGGTCCGCCTACGTGGACGTGGAGCTCGGCCGGGTCTGACCCGCCCGCAACGGCCGGGGCAGGTACGCCGCGCCCAGGCCGTACGCGGCCGCGACGTCGTGCGGGTTGGAGACCCGGCACCGCTGCAACGACAGGCAGCCGCAGCCGATGCACGAGTCCAGCCCGTCCCGCAACGCCGTCAGCGCCTCGATCTGCTCGTCCAGCCGCCGCCGCCACGACCGCGACAGCCGCGACCAGTCCGCCTTCGTCGGCGTCCGCCCGCCCGGCAGCTCGGCCAGCGCGGCGGCCACCTCGTCCAGCCGCAGCCCGACGTTGCGCGCCGCGCGGACGAACGCGAGCCGCCGCAGCACCGAACGCTCGTACCGCCGCTGCCCGCCCGCCGAACGGTGCGCCGCGATCAGCCCCTCCCGCTCGTAGAACCGCAGCGCCGACGGCGCGAACCCGCTCCGCGCCGCCACCTCGCTCACCGTCAGCAGCTCTTCCGCCTCGGCCACCCGGCACCGCCCACTTGACTTGAAGTTCACTTCAACTCTCAGTATGGGCGCTACCCAACTCGGACACAACGGGAGCACCCATGTCAGTAGCAGTCGTCACCGGAGGCTCGAAGGGCCTCGGCCTCGCCCTGGTCCGCGGACTCGCCGGCCGAGGCTGGCACGTCGTCACCGACGCCCGCCGCGCCGGCGAGCTGGCCGCCGCCACGAACGACCTGCCGAACGTCACCGCGATCGCCGGCGACGTCACGGACCCGCGGCACCGCGCCGCGCTGGCCGGCGCCGCCGCGGCGCGCGGCGGGCTGGACCTGCTCGTCAACAACGCGAGCCACCTCGGCCCGAGCCCGCAGCCGGCGTTGGCGGCGTACGACCTGGGCGAGCTGCGCCGCGTCTACGAGGTGGACGTGGTGGCGCCGCTGGCGCTGGTACAGCGGGTGCTGCCGCTGCTGCGCGCGAGCGGCGGCACGGTCGTCAACGTCTCCTCGGACGCGGCGGTGGAGCCGTACGAGGGCTGGGGCGGCTACGGCTCGGCGAAGGCCGCGCTGGACCAGCTCACCGCGGTCCTCGGCGCGGAGCAGCCGGACCTGCGCGCGTACGCGTTCGACCCGGGCGACATGCGGACCGAGCTGCACCAGCTCGCGTTCCCGGGCGAGGACATCTCGGACCGCCCGGAGCCGGAGGTCGCGGCGGCGGCGCTGCTGCGGCTGCTGGACGAGCGCCCGCCGAGCGGCCGCTACCGGGCGGCCGCGTTCGCGCCGGTGGGGGCGGCATGACCACGACGTTCGTCCTCCCCGAGGACCTCAACGCCACCGAGCCGCCGGAGGCGCGCGGCACCGGCCGCGACGACGTCCGGCTGCTCGTCGCGAGCCCGGCGGGCGTGGCGCACGCGCGGTTCGCGGACCTGGCCGACCACCTGCGCCCAGGGGACCTGCTCGTCGTCAACACGTCGGCGACTCTCGCCGCGGCGGTCGACGGCACCCGCGCCGGCGGCCGGGCCGTCACGGTGCACCTGTCCACCGACCTCGGCGACGGCGTCTGGCTGGTCGAGGTCCGCCCGCCCGGCCGCGCCACCGGGCCGGTGGGGGACGTCGCGCCCGGCGAACGCATCGCGCTGCCGGCCGGTGCCGGCCTGACGGTGACGGCGCCGTTCGCGGCGGGGCAGCGGCGGCTGTGGCGGGCGCGGCTGGAGCTGGAGGGCCACCCGCACGAGTACCTGGCGCGGCACGGACGTCCGATCTCGTACGCGTACGTGCGCGGCCGCTGGCCGCTGGCGGCGTACCAGACGGTGTTCGCGCGGGAGCCGGGGAGCGCGGAGATGCCGAGCGCGGCCCGGCCGTTCACCGACGCGCTGGTGACCCGCCTGGTGACCAACGGCGTCCGCCTCGCGCCGGTCACCCTGCACACCGGCGTCTCCTCGCAGGAGCCGGGCGAGCCGCCGCTGCCGGAGCGGTACCGCGTGCCGGAGCCGACGGCCGACCTGGTCAACCACACGCGGGCGCGCGGCGGCCGGGTGGTCGCCGCCGGCACGACGGTGGTGCGCGCGCTGGAGAGCGCCGCCGGCGCCGACGGCACCGTGGAGGCGCGGGACGGCTGGACCGACCTGGTGCTCGGGCCGGACCGCCCGGTGCGGGTGGCCGGCGGCATCGTCACCGGCTGGCACGCGCCCGGCGCGTCGCACCTGCACCTGCTGGAGGCGGTCGCGGGCGCGGACGTGGTGCGGCGGGCGTACGACGAGGCGCTCCGGCACGGGTACCGGTGGCACGAATTCGGGGACAGCGCGCTGCTGCTCCGCTAGCCTCTCCGCTTCGTGCCCCCCGACGTACGCGCCGAGCTCGACGCCGAGCGCGAGCACATGCGGGACAGCCGCGCCGCCCTCGCCCGGATGCGCGAACGCGCCGCCCAGATCGGGGACGTCGCCGTCGACGCGTTCGCCTCCGAGGCGCTGGGCAAGGCGCGCGCGCAACGCCTGAAGGCCCTGGTGGACGACGGCACGACGCCGCTGTTCTTCGGCCGGCTGGACCAGGCGGACTCGGACGAGACGTTCCACATCGGTCGCCGGCACATCCTGGACACCCGCGGCGACCCGATGGTGATCGACTGGCGGGCGCCGATCGCGCTGCCGTTCTACCGGGCGACGGCGCGCGAGCCGATGGGGGTGGAGCGGCGGCGGCGCTTCGGCTTCCACCACGGCGAGCTGACCAGCTTCGAGGACGAGGCGCTGCTGCGCGGCGAGGCGCTCGGCACCGCGAGCCGCATCCTGGCGGAGGAGATTGAACGTCCCCGCGTCGGCCCGATGCGCGACATCGTCGCGACGATCCAGCCGGACCAGGACGAGATCGTCCGCGCCGACCTGAACGAGACGATCTGCGTGCAGGGCGCGCCCGGCACCGGCAAGACGGCGGTCGGCCTGCACCGGGCGGCGTACCTGCTCTACACGTTCCGCGACCGGCTGCGCCGCGGCGGCGTGCTGATCCTCGGCCCGAACCGCGCGTTCCTCTCCTACATCGGCGACGTGCTGCCGGCGCTGGGCGAGGTCGACGTGACGCAACGCACGGTGGACGACCTGGCCACGGCCGTCCCGGTGAACGCCACGGAGGACCCGGAGACGGCGACGTTGAAGGGCGACGCCCGGATGGCGGCGGTGCTGCGGAAGGCGGTCTACGGCGGGATCGTGCGCCCGGCGACGGACCTGGTGCTGGACATCGGCGGGCGGCGGCGCCGGCTGGACGCGGACACGATGCGCGGCCTGGTCCGCGACCTGCTGCACGCCGACGCCCGCTACGCCACGGCCCGCGAACGCCTGCGCACGCACATCGCGGAGGTGGTGCGCCGGGAGATGGAGGCGGCCGGGGCGTCGCCGACCGACGGCGCGGTCGCGCGGATCGCGGGCAGCCCGGCGGTGCGCGATTACGTGGACGCGCACTGGCCGCCGGTCGACCCGGGCGGGCTGCTGCTGCGGCTCTACACCGACCCGGCCGCGCTGGCGAGGGCGGCGGCGGGGATCCTGACCGGCGAGGAGCAGGCGCGGCTGCGCTGGCCGAGCGTGCCGCGCGGCGTGAAGAGCGCGCCGTGGACGCGGGCGGACGCGTTCCTCGCCGACGAGGTCGCCGACCTGCTGGAACGCACCCCCAGCTTCGGCCACGTGATTCTGGACGAGGCGCAGGACCTCTCGCCGATGCAGTGCCGGGCGGTGGGGCGGCGCTGCTCGACGGGGAGCGCGACGTTGCTGGGGGACGTGGCGCAGGGCACCACACCGTGGGCGACGGACGACTGGCGGACGACGCTCGCCCACCTCGGCAAGCCGGAGGGCCGGCTGGAGCCGCTCACCCGCGGCTACCGGGTGCCGCAGCAGGTGCTGGACCTCGCCAACCGGCTGCTCCCGAGCATCGCCGCCGACGTCTCCCCGGCCACCTCGGTGCGCCGCGGCGAGGGGAG
Encoded here:
- a CDS encoding DUF3800 domain-containing protein, which codes for MPHYVFADESGNVDFSRGRGATDYFSVGTLHVRGDDDLAALRAHLARLHTDLCWRGLTDGSAFHASEDAQRVRDEVFAVVRQHPVVLDVTLVEKAKVEPGCRVSEAAFFEFAWRHHMATLAPAIPGDEVLVVVAAVGTRRLRAAIRNAITRELAVTLTRVPTIVFAPAAADPALQATDYLLWAVARAWERGDDRALVPVADRVRSQRDALRNQTVRYY
- the dnaB gene encoding replicative DNA helicase; its protein translation is MTAVEFPQRAAPPAELERVPPQNLDAEKSVLGGMLLSKDAIADVIELLRPNDFYRPAHQMIYEAAVDLYGRGEPVDQITVADELANREELQRVGGAPYLLDLADFVPTAASAAYYAKIVREKAILRRLVEAGTRVVQLGYGATDDVDDTVDRAQQAIFDVTERRTSEDYVRLEDLLQPTLDEIESIGARDGDLHGVPTGFKDLDALTNGLHPGQLVIVAARPAIGKALALDTPLPTPDGWTTMGEVAVGDLLLDAQGRPTRVVAATGVMTGRPCYEVEFSDGTTVVADAEHQWLTETRAARRGGGAPAVRTTRELAETLHCATADVRRNHSVRNAAPLDLPEADLPVPPYVLGAWLGDGHSAAARITTADPELVLHLEDAGVRVVPNAGHPMLYTLRLPAEEPVAPRACAVCGAEFVPATAQVRTCGRSCGGRARATAPVPPPACPDCGGPSSGMRRCQDCHGRHGTLQARLRTLGVLGDKHVPAAYLRASETQRRALLAGLMDTDGTVTPTGQLQFAVVSQRLADDVRELLASLGYRCSVATKPVAGRHPETSVCYVLTFTTSDDVFRLERKRLVHKDRRGARGDARARVRFVTAVRPMDSVPVRCVEVDNPDHLYLATRSMIPTHNSTLGLDFARAASIKSGKASVIFSLEMSKHEITMRLLSAEARVSLQNMRTGRMTDDDWSRLARRMGEVANAPLFIDDSPNLTMMEIRAKARRLKQRQNLELIIVDYMQLMSSPKKVESRQQEVSEISRSMKLLAKELDVPVVAISQLNRGPEARTDKKPQLSDLRESGSLEQDADMVILLYREDAFEKESPRAGEADFIVAKHRNGPTGTITVAFQGHYSRFIDMTPGA
- the soxR gene encoding redox-sensitive transcriptional activator SoxR codes for the protein MAEAEELLTVSEVAARSGFAPSALRFYEREGLIAAHRSAGGQRRYERSVLRRLAFVRAARNVGLRLDEVAAALAELPGGRTPTKADWSRLSRSWRRRLDEQIEALTALRDGLDSCIGCGCLSLQRCRVSNPHDVAAAYGLGAAYLPRPLRAGQTRPSSTST
- a CDS encoding SDR family oxidoreductase yields the protein MSVAVVTGGSKGLGLALVRGLAGRGWHVVTDARRAGELAAATNDLPNVTAIAGDVTDPRHRAALAGAAAARGGLDLLVNNASHLGPSPQPALAAYDLGELRRVYEVDVVAPLALVQRVLPLLRASGGTVVNVSSDAAVEPYEGWGGYGSAKAALDQLTAVLGAEQPDLRAYAFDPGDMRTELHQLAFPGEDISDRPEPEVAAAALLRLLDERPPSGRYRAAAFAPVGAA
- a CDS encoding S-adenosylmethionine:tRNA ribosyltransferase-isomerase, with amino-acid sequence MTTTFVLPEDLNATEPPEARGTGRDDVRLLVASPAGVAHARFADLADHLRPGDLLVVNTSATLAAAVDGTRAGGRAVTVHLSTDLGDGVWLVEVRPPGRATGPVGDVAPGERIALPAGAGLTVTAPFAAGQRRLWRARLELEGHPHEYLARHGRPISYAYVRGRWPLAAYQTVFAREPGSAEMPSAARPFTDALVTRLVTNGVRLAPVTLHTGVSSQEPGEPPLPERYRVPEPTADLVNHTRARGGRVVAAGTTVVRALESAAGADGTVEARDGWTDLVLGPDRPVRVAGGIVTGWHAPGASHLHLLEAVAGADVVRRAYDEALRHGYRWHEFGDSALLLR
- a CDS encoding AAA family ATPase, which codes for MPPDVRAELDAEREHMRDSRAALARMRERAAQIGDVAVDAFASEALGKARAQRLKALVDDGTTPLFFGRLDQADSDETFHIGRRHILDTRGDPMVIDWRAPIALPFYRATAREPMGVERRRRFGFHHGELTSFEDEALLRGEALGTASRILAEEIERPRVGPMRDIVATIQPDQDEIVRADLNETICVQGAPGTGKTAVGLHRAAYLLYTFRDRLRRGGVLILGPNRAFLSYIGDVLPALGEVDVTQRTVDDLATAVPVNATEDPETATLKGDARMAAVLRKAVYGGIVRPATDLVLDIGGRRRRLDADTMRGLVRDLLHADARYATARERLRTHIAEVVRREMEAAGASPTDGAVARIAGSPAVRDYVDAHWPPVDPGGLLLRLYTDPAALARAAAGILTGEEQARLRWPSVPRGVKSAPWTRADAFLADEVADLLERTPSFGHVILDEAQDLSPMQCRAVGRRCSTGSATLLGDVAQGTTPWATDDWRTTLAHLGKPEGRLEPLTRGYRVPQQVLDLANRLLPSIAADVSPATSVRRGEGSLRIAHDPDAARAAVAAVRTALAAEGSIGVIAADDQAAQVVDALTNAGIAHDRLDADA